Proteins encoded in a region of the Nicotiana tomentosiformis chromosome 9, ASM39032v3, whole genome shotgun sequence genome:
- the LOC104085198 gene encoding uncharacterized protein isoform X3 translates to MTVDDESSIYVGGLPYSATEETLRRVFDVYGAVVDIKIINDRKVGGKCYGFVTFTNPRSATHAINEMDGRTIDGRVVRVNEVTTRGGRSDFGRESIQHSERGVRGGDTDRDWERGYDHDDNRRRNGHREHSRDRNHKRERGYDRNRDRGRLRDYQVNRDRVADDERRLEDVEQDDERIRESSWERERDQPIKMQKTNSNHKSRDREKDQMPKLLPRSNLDDHASRELSAESSENDQHQMERQTEISGRKLEELKKKASLMEELVNEKQNLVSKLQERSKKLEDSLTAAQKLTSQRQMQLSKLYKHYAQVRDCGERLKISEQELQALVHSTMMEVEIG, encoded by the exons ATGACAGTTGACGACGAGAGCTCGATATATGTGGGAGGGCTTCCGTACAGCGCCACCGAAGAAACTCTCCGTCGAGTCTTCGATGTTTACGGTGCTGTTGTAGACATTAAG ATAATCAATGACCGTAAGGTTGGGGGGAAATGTTATGGCTTTGTCACCTTCACTAATCCTCGGTCAGCTACGCATGCCATCAATGAAATGGATGGGAGG ACTATTGATGGGCGAGTTGTAAGAGTAAATGAAGTGACTACAAGAGGTGGCAGATCAGATTTTGGTCGAGAAAGTATTCAGCATTCTGAGAGAGGGGTGAGAGGTGGTGATACGGATCGAGACTGGGAAAGAGGCTATGATCATGATGATAACAGACGTAGGAATGGGCATAGAGAGCATTCTCGAGACCGCAATCACAAGAGGGAGAGAGGATATGACCGAAATCGTGATCGTGGTCGATTACGAGATTATCAAGTCAATAGAGATCGGGTTGCCGATGATGAAAGACGTTTGGAGGATGTTGAGCAGGACGATGAAAGGATTCGAGAAAGTAGCTGGGAAAGAGAGAGGGACCAGCCTATAAAGATGCAGAAAACCAACAGTAACCATAAAAgcagagatagagagaaggatcAAATGCCTAAGCTACTGCCTAG GTCTAATTTAGACGACCATGCTAGTAGAGAGCTGTCAGCTGAGTCAAGTGAGAATGATCAGCACCAG ATGGAAAGGCAAACAGAAATTTCAGGTCGGAAACTTGAAGAACTTAAGAAAAAG GCATCTTTGATGGAGGAATTGGTCAACGAGAAGCAAAATTTGGTGTCTAAGTTACAGGAAAGATCCAAG AAACTGGAGGATTCATTGACAGCTGCACAGAAGCTTACATCACAGAGACAGATGCAATTATCAAAG TTGTATAAACATTATGCACAAGTAAGAGATTGTGGTGAAAGGCTTAAAATCTCAGAACAGGAACTACAG GCTCTGGTCCACTCCACGATGATGGAGGTAGAAATTGGttga
- the LOC104085198 gene encoding uncharacterized protein isoform X5 has protein sequence MTVDDESSIYVGGLPYSATEETLRRVFDVYGAVVDIKIINDRKVGGKCYGFVTFTNPRSATHAINEMDGRTIDGRVVRVNEVTTRGGRSDFGRESIQHSERGVRGGDTDRDWERGYDHDDNRRRNGHREHSRDRNHKRERGYDRNRDRGRLRDYQVNRDRVADDERRLEDVEQDDERIRESSWERERDQPIKMQKTNSNHKSRDREKDQMPKLLPRSNLDDHASRELSAESSENDQHQMERQTEISGRKLEELKKKASLMEELVNEKQNLVSKLQERSKVMISCRVFLKLEDSLTAAQKLTSQRQMQLSKALVHSTMMEVEIG, from the exons ATGACAGTTGACGACGAGAGCTCGATATATGTGGGAGGGCTTCCGTACAGCGCCACCGAAGAAACTCTCCGTCGAGTCTTCGATGTTTACGGTGCTGTTGTAGACATTAAG ATAATCAATGACCGTAAGGTTGGGGGGAAATGTTATGGCTTTGTCACCTTCACTAATCCTCGGTCAGCTACGCATGCCATCAATGAAATGGATGGGAGG ACTATTGATGGGCGAGTTGTAAGAGTAAATGAAGTGACTACAAGAGGTGGCAGATCAGATTTTGGTCGAGAAAGTATTCAGCATTCTGAGAGAGGGGTGAGAGGTGGTGATACGGATCGAGACTGGGAAAGAGGCTATGATCATGATGATAACAGACGTAGGAATGGGCATAGAGAGCATTCTCGAGACCGCAATCACAAGAGGGAGAGAGGATATGACCGAAATCGTGATCGTGGTCGATTACGAGATTATCAAGTCAATAGAGATCGGGTTGCCGATGATGAAAGACGTTTGGAGGATGTTGAGCAGGACGATGAAAGGATTCGAGAAAGTAGCTGGGAAAGAGAGAGGGACCAGCCTATAAAGATGCAGAAAACCAACAGTAACCATAAAAgcagagatagagagaaggatcAAATGCCTAAGCTACTGCCTAG GTCTAATTTAGACGACCATGCTAGTAGAGAGCTGTCAGCTGAGTCAAGTGAGAATGATCAGCACCAG ATGGAAAGGCAAACAGAAATTTCAGGTCGGAAACTTGAAGAACTTAAGAAAAAG GCATCTTTGATGGAGGAATTGGTCAACGAGAAGCAAAATTTGGTGTCTAAGTTACAGGAAAGATCCAAGGTTATGATAAGTTGCAGGGTTTTCCTA AAACTGGAGGATTCATTGACAGCTGCACAGAAGCTTACATCACAGAGACAGATGCAATTATCAAAG GCTCTGGTCCACTCCACGATGATGGAGGTAGAAATTGGttga
- the LOC104085198 gene encoding uncharacterized protein isoform X1, translating to MTVDDESSIYVGGLPYSATEETLRRVFDVYGAVVDIKIINDRKVGGKCYGFVTFTNPRSATHAINEMDGRTIDGRVVRVNEVTTRGGRSDFGRESIQHSERGVRGGDTDRDWERGYDHDDNRRRNGHREHSRDRNHKRERGYDRNRDRGRLRDYQVNRDRVADDERRLEDVEQDDERIRESSWERERDQPIKMQKTNSNHKSRDREKDQMPKLLPRSNLDDHASRELSAESSENDQHQMERQTEISGRKLEELKKKASLMEELVNEKQNLVSKLQERSKVMISCRVFLKLEDSLTAAQKLTSQRQMQLSKLYKHYAQVRDCGERLKISEQELQALVHSTMMEVEIG from the exons ATGACAGTTGACGACGAGAGCTCGATATATGTGGGAGGGCTTCCGTACAGCGCCACCGAAGAAACTCTCCGTCGAGTCTTCGATGTTTACGGTGCTGTTGTAGACATTAAG ATAATCAATGACCGTAAGGTTGGGGGGAAATGTTATGGCTTTGTCACCTTCACTAATCCTCGGTCAGCTACGCATGCCATCAATGAAATGGATGGGAGG ACTATTGATGGGCGAGTTGTAAGAGTAAATGAAGTGACTACAAGAGGTGGCAGATCAGATTTTGGTCGAGAAAGTATTCAGCATTCTGAGAGAGGGGTGAGAGGTGGTGATACGGATCGAGACTGGGAAAGAGGCTATGATCATGATGATAACAGACGTAGGAATGGGCATAGAGAGCATTCTCGAGACCGCAATCACAAGAGGGAGAGAGGATATGACCGAAATCGTGATCGTGGTCGATTACGAGATTATCAAGTCAATAGAGATCGGGTTGCCGATGATGAAAGACGTTTGGAGGATGTTGAGCAGGACGATGAAAGGATTCGAGAAAGTAGCTGGGAAAGAGAGAGGGACCAGCCTATAAAGATGCAGAAAACCAACAGTAACCATAAAAgcagagatagagagaaggatcAAATGCCTAAGCTACTGCCTAG GTCTAATTTAGACGACCATGCTAGTAGAGAGCTGTCAGCTGAGTCAAGTGAGAATGATCAGCACCAG ATGGAAAGGCAAACAGAAATTTCAGGTCGGAAACTTGAAGAACTTAAGAAAAAG GCATCTTTGATGGAGGAATTGGTCAACGAGAAGCAAAATTTGGTGTCTAAGTTACAGGAAAGATCCAAGGTTATGATAAGTTGCAGGGTTTTCCTA AAACTGGAGGATTCATTGACAGCTGCACAGAAGCTTACATCACAGAGACAGATGCAATTATCAAAG TTGTATAAACATTATGCACAAGTAAGAGATTGTGGTGAAAGGCTTAAAATCTCAGAACAGGAACTACAG GCTCTGGTCCACTCCACGATGATGGAGGTAGAAATTGGttga
- the LOC104085198 gene encoding uncharacterized protein isoform X8, translating into MTVDDESSIYVGGLPYSATEETLRRVFDVYGAVVDIKTIDGRVVRVNEVTTRGGRSDFGRESIQHSERGVRGGDTDRDWERGYDHDDNRRRNGHREHSRDRNHKRERGYDRNRDRGRLRDYQVNRDRVADDERRLEDVEQDDERIRESSWERERDQPIKMQKTNSNHKSRDREKDQMPKLLPRSNLDDHASRELSAESSENDQHQMERQTEISGRKLEELKKKASLMEELVNEKQNLVSKLQERSKVMISCRVFLKLEDSLTAAQKLTSQRQMQLSKLYKHYAQVRDCGERLKISEQELQALVHSTMMEVEIG; encoded by the exons ATGACAGTTGACGACGAGAGCTCGATATATGTGGGAGGGCTTCCGTACAGCGCCACCGAAGAAACTCTCCGTCGAGTCTTCGATGTTTACGGTGCTGTTGTAGACATTAAG ACTATTGATGGGCGAGTTGTAAGAGTAAATGAAGTGACTACAAGAGGTGGCAGATCAGATTTTGGTCGAGAAAGTATTCAGCATTCTGAGAGAGGGGTGAGAGGTGGTGATACGGATCGAGACTGGGAAAGAGGCTATGATCATGATGATAACAGACGTAGGAATGGGCATAGAGAGCATTCTCGAGACCGCAATCACAAGAGGGAGAGAGGATATGACCGAAATCGTGATCGTGGTCGATTACGAGATTATCAAGTCAATAGAGATCGGGTTGCCGATGATGAAAGACGTTTGGAGGATGTTGAGCAGGACGATGAAAGGATTCGAGAAAGTAGCTGGGAAAGAGAGAGGGACCAGCCTATAAAGATGCAGAAAACCAACAGTAACCATAAAAgcagagatagagagaaggatcAAATGCCTAAGCTACTGCCTAG GTCTAATTTAGACGACCATGCTAGTAGAGAGCTGTCAGCTGAGTCAAGTGAGAATGATCAGCACCAG ATGGAAAGGCAAACAGAAATTTCAGGTCGGAAACTTGAAGAACTTAAGAAAAAG GCATCTTTGATGGAGGAATTGGTCAACGAGAAGCAAAATTTGGTGTCTAAGTTACAGGAAAGATCCAAGGTTATGATAAGTTGCAGGGTTTTCCTA AAACTGGAGGATTCATTGACAGCTGCACAGAAGCTTACATCACAGAGACAGATGCAATTATCAAAG TTGTATAAACATTATGCACAAGTAAGAGATTGTGGTGAAAGGCTTAAAATCTCAGAACAGGAACTACAG GCTCTGGTCCACTCCACGATGATGGAGGTAGAAATTGGttga
- the LOC104085198 gene encoding uncharacterized protein isoform X9: MTVDDESSIYVGGLPYSATEETLRRVFDVYGAVVDIKTIDGRVVRVNEVTTRGGRSDFGRESIQHSERGVRGGDTDRDWERGYDHDDNRRRNGHREHSRDRNHKRERGYDRNRDRGRLRDYQVNRDRVADDERRLEDVEQDDERIRESSWERERDQPIKMQKTNSNHKSRDREKDQMPKLLPRSNLDDHASRELSAESSENDQHQMERQTEISGRKLEELKKKASLMEELVNEKQNLVSKLQERSKKLEDSLTAAQKLTSQRQMQLSKLYKHYAQVRDCGERLKISEQELQALVHSTMMEVEIG; encoded by the exons ATGACAGTTGACGACGAGAGCTCGATATATGTGGGAGGGCTTCCGTACAGCGCCACCGAAGAAACTCTCCGTCGAGTCTTCGATGTTTACGGTGCTGTTGTAGACATTAAG ACTATTGATGGGCGAGTTGTAAGAGTAAATGAAGTGACTACAAGAGGTGGCAGATCAGATTTTGGTCGAGAAAGTATTCAGCATTCTGAGAGAGGGGTGAGAGGTGGTGATACGGATCGAGACTGGGAAAGAGGCTATGATCATGATGATAACAGACGTAGGAATGGGCATAGAGAGCATTCTCGAGACCGCAATCACAAGAGGGAGAGAGGATATGACCGAAATCGTGATCGTGGTCGATTACGAGATTATCAAGTCAATAGAGATCGGGTTGCCGATGATGAAAGACGTTTGGAGGATGTTGAGCAGGACGATGAAAGGATTCGAGAAAGTAGCTGGGAAAGAGAGAGGGACCAGCCTATAAAGATGCAGAAAACCAACAGTAACCATAAAAgcagagatagagagaaggatcAAATGCCTAAGCTACTGCCTAG GTCTAATTTAGACGACCATGCTAGTAGAGAGCTGTCAGCTGAGTCAAGTGAGAATGATCAGCACCAG ATGGAAAGGCAAACAGAAATTTCAGGTCGGAAACTTGAAGAACTTAAGAAAAAG GCATCTTTGATGGAGGAATTGGTCAACGAGAAGCAAAATTTGGTGTCTAAGTTACAGGAAAGATCCAAG AAACTGGAGGATTCATTGACAGCTGCACAGAAGCTTACATCACAGAGACAGATGCAATTATCAAAG TTGTATAAACATTATGCACAAGTAAGAGATTGTGGTGAAAGGCTTAAAATCTCAGAACAGGAACTACAG GCTCTGGTCCACTCCACGATGATGGAGGTAGAAATTGGttga
- the LOC104085198 gene encoding uncharacterized protein isoform X6, with amino-acid sequence MTVDDESSIYVGGLPYSATEETLRRVFDVYGAVVDIKIINDRKVGGKCYGFVTFTNPRSATHAINEMDGRTIDGRVVRVNEVTTRGGRSDFGRESIQHSERGVRGGDTDRDWERGYDHDDNRRRNGHREHSRDRNHKRERGYDRNRDRGRLRDYQVNRDRVADDERRLEDVEQDDERIRESSWERERDQPIKMQKTNSNHKSRDREKDQMPKLLPRSNLDDHASRELSAESSENDQHQMERQTEISGRKLEELKKKASLMEELVNEKQNLVSKLQERSKKLEDSLTAAQKLTSQRQMQLSKALVHSTMMEVEIG; translated from the exons ATGACAGTTGACGACGAGAGCTCGATATATGTGGGAGGGCTTCCGTACAGCGCCACCGAAGAAACTCTCCGTCGAGTCTTCGATGTTTACGGTGCTGTTGTAGACATTAAG ATAATCAATGACCGTAAGGTTGGGGGGAAATGTTATGGCTTTGTCACCTTCACTAATCCTCGGTCAGCTACGCATGCCATCAATGAAATGGATGGGAGG ACTATTGATGGGCGAGTTGTAAGAGTAAATGAAGTGACTACAAGAGGTGGCAGATCAGATTTTGGTCGAGAAAGTATTCAGCATTCTGAGAGAGGGGTGAGAGGTGGTGATACGGATCGAGACTGGGAAAGAGGCTATGATCATGATGATAACAGACGTAGGAATGGGCATAGAGAGCATTCTCGAGACCGCAATCACAAGAGGGAGAGAGGATATGACCGAAATCGTGATCGTGGTCGATTACGAGATTATCAAGTCAATAGAGATCGGGTTGCCGATGATGAAAGACGTTTGGAGGATGTTGAGCAGGACGATGAAAGGATTCGAGAAAGTAGCTGGGAAAGAGAGAGGGACCAGCCTATAAAGATGCAGAAAACCAACAGTAACCATAAAAgcagagatagagagaaggatcAAATGCCTAAGCTACTGCCTAG GTCTAATTTAGACGACCATGCTAGTAGAGAGCTGTCAGCTGAGTCAAGTGAGAATGATCAGCACCAG ATGGAAAGGCAAACAGAAATTTCAGGTCGGAAACTTGAAGAACTTAAGAAAAAG GCATCTTTGATGGAGGAATTGGTCAACGAGAAGCAAAATTTGGTGTCTAAGTTACAGGAAAGATCCAAG AAACTGGAGGATTCATTGACAGCTGCACAGAAGCTTACATCACAGAGACAGATGCAATTATCAAAG GCTCTGGTCCACTCCACGATGATGGAGGTAGAAATTGGttga
- the LOC104085198 gene encoding uncharacterized protein isoform X10 — protein sequence MTVDDESSIYVGGLPYSATEETLRRVFDVYGAVVDIKIINDRKVGGKCYGFVTFTNPRSATHAINEMDGRTIDGRVVRVNEVTTRGGRSDFGRESIQHSERGVRGGDTDRDWERGYDHDDNRRRNGHREHSRDRNHKRERGYDRNRDRGRLRDYQVNRDRVADDERRLEDVEQDDERIRESSWERERDQPIKMQKTNSNHKSRDREKDQMPKLLPRSNLDDHASRELSAESSENDQHQMERQTEISGRKLEELKKKKLEDSLTAAQKLTSQRQMQLSKALVHSTMMEVEIG from the exons ATGACAGTTGACGACGAGAGCTCGATATATGTGGGAGGGCTTCCGTACAGCGCCACCGAAGAAACTCTCCGTCGAGTCTTCGATGTTTACGGTGCTGTTGTAGACATTAAG ATAATCAATGACCGTAAGGTTGGGGGGAAATGTTATGGCTTTGTCACCTTCACTAATCCTCGGTCAGCTACGCATGCCATCAATGAAATGGATGGGAGG ACTATTGATGGGCGAGTTGTAAGAGTAAATGAAGTGACTACAAGAGGTGGCAGATCAGATTTTGGTCGAGAAAGTATTCAGCATTCTGAGAGAGGGGTGAGAGGTGGTGATACGGATCGAGACTGGGAAAGAGGCTATGATCATGATGATAACAGACGTAGGAATGGGCATAGAGAGCATTCTCGAGACCGCAATCACAAGAGGGAGAGAGGATATGACCGAAATCGTGATCGTGGTCGATTACGAGATTATCAAGTCAATAGAGATCGGGTTGCCGATGATGAAAGACGTTTGGAGGATGTTGAGCAGGACGATGAAAGGATTCGAGAAAGTAGCTGGGAAAGAGAGAGGGACCAGCCTATAAAGATGCAGAAAACCAACAGTAACCATAAAAgcagagatagagagaaggatcAAATGCCTAAGCTACTGCCTAG GTCTAATTTAGACGACCATGCTAGTAGAGAGCTGTCAGCTGAGTCAAGTGAGAATGATCAGCACCAG ATGGAAAGGCAAACAGAAATTTCAGGTCGGAAACTTGAAGAACTTAAGAAAAAG AAACTGGAGGATTCATTGACAGCTGCACAGAAGCTTACATCACAGAGACAGATGCAATTATCAAAG GCTCTGGTCCACTCCACGATGATGGAGGTAGAAATTGGttga
- the LOC104085198 gene encoding uncharacterized protein isoform X7 — translation MTVDDESSIYVGGLPYSATEETLRRVFDVYGAVVDIKIINDRKVGGKCYGFVTFTNPRSATHAINEMDGRTIDGRVVRVNEVTTRGGRSDFGRESIQHSERGVRGGDTDRDWERGYDHDDNRRRNGHREHSRDRNHKRERGYDRNRDRGRLRDYQVNRDRVADDERRLEDVEQDDERIRESSWERERDQPIKMQKTNSNHKSRDREKDQMPKLLPRSNLDDHASRELSAESSENDQHQMERQTEISGRKLEELKKKKLEDSLTAAQKLTSQRQMQLSKLYKHYAQVRDCGERLKISEQELQALVHSTMMEVEIG, via the exons ATGACAGTTGACGACGAGAGCTCGATATATGTGGGAGGGCTTCCGTACAGCGCCACCGAAGAAACTCTCCGTCGAGTCTTCGATGTTTACGGTGCTGTTGTAGACATTAAG ATAATCAATGACCGTAAGGTTGGGGGGAAATGTTATGGCTTTGTCACCTTCACTAATCCTCGGTCAGCTACGCATGCCATCAATGAAATGGATGGGAGG ACTATTGATGGGCGAGTTGTAAGAGTAAATGAAGTGACTACAAGAGGTGGCAGATCAGATTTTGGTCGAGAAAGTATTCAGCATTCTGAGAGAGGGGTGAGAGGTGGTGATACGGATCGAGACTGGGAAAGAGGCTATGATCATGATGATAACAGACGTAGGAATGGGCATAGAGAGCATTCTCGAGACCGCAATCACAAGAGGGAGAGAGGATATGACCGAAATCGTGATCGTGGTCGATTACGAGATTATCAAGTCAATAGAGATCGGGTTGCCGATGATGAAAGACGTTTGGAGGATGTTGAGCAGGACGATGAAAGGATTCGAGAAAGTAGCTGGGAAAGAGAGAGGGACCAGCCTATAAAGATGCAGAAAACCAACAGTAACCATAAAAgcagagatagagagaaggatcAAATGCCTAAGCTACTGCCTAG GTCTAATTTAGACGACCATGCTAGTAGAGAGCTGTCAGCTGAGTCAAGTGAGAATGATCAGCACCAG ATGGAAAGGCAAACAGAAATTTCAGGTCGGAAACTTGAAGAACTTAAGAAAAAG AAACTGGAGGATTCATTGACAGCTGCACAGAAGCTTACATCACAGAGACAGATGCAATTATCAAAG TTGTATAAACATTATGCACAAGTAAGAGATTGTGGTGAAAGGCTTAAAATCTCAGAACAGGAACTACAG GCTCTGGTCCACTCCACGATGATGGAGGTAGAAATTGGttga
- the LOC104085198 gene encoding uncharacterized protein isoform X2: MTVDDESSIYVGGLPYSATEETLRRVFDVYGAVVDIKIINDRKVGGKCYGFVTFTNPRSATHAINEMDGRTIDGRVVRVNEVTTRGGRSDFGRESIQHSERGVRGGDTDRDWERGYDHDDNRRRNGHREHSRDRNHKRERGYDRNRDRGRLRDYQVNRDRVADDERRLEDVEQDDERIRESSWERERDQPIKMQKTNSNHKSRDREKDQMPKLLPRSNLDDHASRELSAESSENDQHQMERQTEISGRKLEELKKKASLMEELVNEKQNLVSKLQERSKVMISCRVFLKLEDSLTAAQKLTSQRQMQLSKLYKHYAQVRDCGERLKISEQELQVSERMLFLK; encoded by the exons ATGACAGTTGACGACGAGAGCTCGATATATGTGGGAGGGCTTCCGTACAGCGCCACCGAAGAAACTCTCCGTCGAGTCTTCGATGTTTACGGTGCTGTTGTAGACATTAAG ATAATCAATGACCGTAAGGTTGGGGGGAAATGTTATGGCTTTGTCACCTTCACTAATCCTCGGTCAGCTACGCATGCCATCAATGAAATGGATGGGAGG ACTATTGATGGGCGAGTTGTAAGAGTAAATGAAGTGACTACAAGAGGTGGCAGATCAGATTTTGGTCGAGAAAGTATTCAGCATTCTGAGAGAGGGGTGAGAGGTGGTGATACGGATCGAGACTGGGAAAGAGGCTATGATCATGATGATAACAGACGTAGGAATGGGCATAGAGAGCATTCTCGAGACCGCAATCACAAGAGGGAGAGAGGATATGACCGAAATCGTGATCGTGGTCGATTACGAGATTATCAAGTCAATAGAGATCGGGTTGCCGATGATGAAAGACGTTTGGAGGATGTTGAGCAGGACGATGAAAGGATTCGAGAAAGTAGCTGGGAAAGAGAGAGGGACCAGCCTATAAAGATGCAGAAAACCAACAGTAACCATAAAAgcagagatagagagaaggatcAAATGCCTAAGCTACTGCCTAG GTCTAATTTAGACGACCATGCTAGTAGAGAGCTGTCAGCTGAGTCAAGTGAGAATGATCAGCACCAG ATGGAAAGGCAAACAGAAATTTCAGGTCGGAAACTTGAAGAACTTAAGAAAAAG GCATCTTTGATGGAGGAATTGGTCAACGAGAAGCAAAATTTGGTGTCTAAGTTACAGGAAAGATCCAAGGTTATGATAAGTTGCAGGGTTTTCCTA AAACTGGAGGATTCATTGACAGCTGCACAGAAGCTTACATCACAGAGACAGATGCAATTATCAAAG TTGTATAAACATTATGCACAAGTAAGAGATTGTGGTGAAAGGCTTAAAATCTCAGAACAGGAACTACAG GTCTCTGAACGAATGTTATTCCTGAAGTAG
- the LOC104085198 gene encoding uncharacterized protein isoform X4: MTVDDESSIYVGGLPYSATEETLRRVFDVYGAVVDIKIINDRKVGGKCYGFVTFTNPRSATHAINEMDGRTIDGRVVRVNEVTTRGGRSDFGRESIQHSERGVRGGDTDRDWERGYDHDDNRRRNGHREHSRDRNHKRERGYDRNRDRGRLRDYQVNRDRVADDERRLEDVEQDDERIRESSWERERDQPIKMQKTNSNHKSRDREKDQMPKLLPRSNLDDHASRELSAESSENDQHQMERQTEISGRKLEELKKKASLMEELVNEKQNLVSKLQERSKVMISCRVFLKLEDSLTAAQKLTSQRQMQLSKLYKHYAQVRDCGERLKISEQELQ; this comes from the exons ATGACAGTTGACGACGAGAGCTCGATATATGTGGGAGGGCTTCCGTACAGCGCCACCGAAGAAACTCTCCGTCGAGTCTTCGATGTTTACGGTGCTGTTGTAGACATTAAG ATAATCAATGACCGTAAGGTTGGGGGGAAATGTTATGGCTTTGTCACCTTCACTAATCCTCGGTCAGCTACGCATGCCATCAATGAAATGGATGGGAGG ACTATTGATGGGCGAGTTGTAAGAGTAAATGAAGTGACTACAAGAGGTGGCAGATCAGATTTTGGTCGAGAAAGTATTCAGCATTCTGAGAGAGGGGTGAGAGGTGGTGATACGGATCGAGACTGGGAAAGAGGCTATGATCATGATGATAACAGACGTAGGAATGGGCATAGAGAGCATTCTCGAGACCGCAATCACAAGAGGGAGAGAGGATATGACCGAAATCGTGATCGTGGTCGATTACGAGATTATCAAGTCAATAGAGATCGGGTTGCCGATGATGAAAGACGTTTGGAGGATGTTGAGCAGGACGATGAAAGGATTCGAGAAAGTAGCTGGGAAAGAGAGAGGGACCAGCCTATAAAGATGCAGAAAACCAACAGTAACCATAAAAgcagagatagagagaaggatcAAATGCCTAAGCTACTGCCTAG GTCTAATTTAGACGACCATGCTAGTAGAGAGCTGTCAGCTGAGTCAAGTGAGAATGATCAGCACCAG ATGGAAAGGCAAACAGAAATTTCAGGTCGGAAACTTGAAGAACTTAAGAAAAAG GCATCTTTGATGGAGGAATTGGTCAACGAGAAGCAAAATTTGGTGTCTAAGTTACAGGAAAGATCCAAGGTTATGATAAGTTGCAGGGTTTTCCTA AAACTGGAGGATTCATTGACAGCTGCACAGAAGCTTACATCACAGAGACAGATGCAATTATCAAAG TTGTATAAACATTATGCACAAGTAAGAGATTGTGGTGAAAGGCTTAAAATCTCAGAACAGGAACTACAG TGA